AATTTTGTGCACAGGCTCTTTGAATGCCACATTAACTCCTTCAATTTGcgcctctggttcctgcatccTGAAATCTTTTTTCGGTCTTGCCGGAATAATGCCCTGTTGAGATCTCTCGAGTAACGGGGCTTTCCCCTTATTTTGCAGCTGATCATCTTCCAGGCGTTTATACTCTTCAATGCGTCTCataagttgcctcatatcctcgggaGGTCTTTTCATCAACGACTCCCGTAattcagaatcttcggggagccccatcctgaaggtgcttgccGCTATCTTCTCATTTCCTCCACCgatctcattgtagagttcccagtaccGGCTGGcgtaactccgaagggtttcacCGACCCTCATCTTTATGGAAAGTAGTGCATCCACTGGCTGCGGCACTTGGCTGCACGTCACGAATCTACTGCCGAACTCTTGGATCAGCTCGGCAAAGCTACGAATGGAGCCTTTTcgtaacccattgaaccatctcagggcCATGGAGCCGAGACTAAAggggaataccttacacatcaacgcatcattgtgtgcatgcaaggacatcatgtggatataatgactgacatgctccacaggGTCCGTCTTCCCATCGTAGGAATTATTTGGCGGTCGTGTAAATCTACTCGGCATAGGGGCCCGTTCAATTTCATTGGAGAATGGTGATTGAGCAGCCCTTCGTAAGGCtcggctcatggcgtccatggcAGCATTGTGGGGTCGTCGTTCCTCTGGCGAATCCGATCCTCGGTCGTTGTATCCATGCGAACGTGAACGGTTCCGGCGATGACATGTCTCTCGGGAGTGTGAGTGATTCTTGCGCCGGCGTGATTCTTGAGAGGGTGATCGGTTTTGGAATCGTTGGGTACCGGATTGGCTAGAGCCCTCTTCGCCCCGATTTCTCGTGCTATCATTTCTCCTTTGCCGGTGGTTGCGGTCCCTTTCTTGGCGTTGACCCTTTGCTTCCAGCTCTAGATCCATTACCAATCTACGCAACCACTCCAGCtctcggtctctatcatcatactGCCCGTGTCCCGAGACACCCGACATCGTTCGGCGGGTCTGATCCGACCCTTCTCCCAGGCCAGATTCTTCCTCTCCTCGCAGGCGCTCCTTATCCTCGCGTCCTTTCTGTCTTCTTTCCCGCCACGtggatccccgagaagatcccaTGGAACCGCTCTGGGTACGCCTTCCGGAACGTCCCTCGGACATTTCCCTTATTTGAGTCTCaatcgaaccacagcttcgtaggagagccccacggtgggcgccaattgtgggCGCAAAAAATGAGACTGTTAGGCTCAACCTCACTtaggctcacaatttatttataaagtgggcttcaggatttcctactttgggtcgttctcggcacagagactcaaagtaatattCCTCCTCCCTTCCTAAACgactgttttttctctcttttttctaaaccccttcttcttccccaacttcttctatttatagctttaagttagtggggagatcatgattactgtcattgttagtgcaattgaaggtccaatattatctgttatAAGTGGATGTTTAGATGAGAGTGGAATGCAACGATTATTGCCTtagaacttggttccaactcaggtGAATTTGCTCGGAAGTGATGTTCCCCGAGCATCCTATGGTACGCCCGGACAAGGTTTCACTGATTGTTCGGGAAGTTTATGCCGAGCATAGTTCAGGGGCCGAGGCCCAAAACTCGTATTTTTTGGAAGGCAATTTCAAGCAGAGCTTAGGGCGATGGGGCCGTGCCATTGGGCCTGAGCCCAGGGCCCATCTGGGTCTTGGGACCTCGGTGCCGTACAGGTATAAATAGTGGTTTATATTCATTTGGTAActtcttctctttcatttttcttagaaacataagaaaattgtgaatattctccaaaattgctatttgtaagttttttttttttttttttttttttgggttaaaaaaaaaggaaaggttcAGGAATCAAACCACACCAACAAACAAGAGTAGCAacaataataccaaaaaatttcttcattaaTTTGGTAACTTCTTTTCAACTTTCTCTCTTTCACCTTTCTTAACTTCTTCATTTGGCAATTGCCCCCTGACCCCGCCCAAATAGTGACAAATAATTTTCTAAGTATGAATAAAGACCAACGGATAGCATCAAAGATATTAAATTGTATTAAACGTAATCAGTACCTACtgaaaaagaattataaaaattgcTTCTTTGTATTCCATAATCGATAgaaaagcatttttttattaaaaaaaaaaaaaatcaatccacaTGCCCATGTACCATTCACTTAACCCCTGGAACCTGTCACTATAACCATAATTTCCTATTCAAGCTTGATATTGATATATCAttcacttctttctttttacttcaattttcttttacaatttttatgaatttttcttctgaatgacagttttttattgtaaaatatgcATCTTATATGAAACAATAAGTAGATAttgaaatttaatgaaaaaataaaaaggcacaAATTGAAacttaacagaaaaaagaaaaatcacaattGTTCGGAGTTTTAAAGCATATATGTAGCATTAATTTATGTAGCCAATAAACAATATATGTACAAATCTTTGTGCGAATGTATGAGAGAAATAAAGTAAAACTTACCGACCAAATGAATACAGAATGGTTGATATAAAATTGACCAAGATAAAATGATGAACAACACGTAGAAGAAGCACTACAATCTCCGTGGATGACGAATGgaacactctctctttctctctctctctctctctctctctaaagactcttatgaatgaatgaaaaactaactttttaaaatgaaatgagGGATGTCTATTTATAGGCACACTGGCACTAGTTCGAAATAGGTGTAATTGTGAATAGACATATTGAAAAGACACAGTTGTTCGatgttttaaaatgtaaatGTGGCCAGTGGCGACGTCATGTTatggtcagggtgttcctgggaacaccctgaccttaaaaaaaaaaaattatatataataattaaatttttttcatttgtttacccttaaaaataaattaggaacaccctcaaactaaaaaaaaaattattatttgttctactttcaagcaaaaaaaaaaaaaaaaaaaaaaaaaaattgtaacagagcaaACGGCAAGCCCacgaattctcaaaaaaaaaaaaaaaaaaaaaaaataagcccAACATCAAGCCCACGGCAAGCCCAACAGTAGCAACCCacagattctaaaaaaaaaaaaaaccaaaccccaatACAGAGCAAATCACTAAATCAGAAACCTCAAATCACTAAATCAGAAATCACTAAAGGCTAAAGCAAACCCTAAGCTCCCAAAATCTCCTTCACAGTCCCACTAAGATCCTTCGCCATAGACCTAGGCTTCATCACCTTAGCGATCTTGGTGACATCGTCAAGCAAGATGTTACCGTTGTGCTTGatgttcttcgtcttcttccAGTTGCGCTCTGGCTCCTTCAACGCCTTGATGACCAGTGCAGCGGCGGAGGGCACCACGGACACCTTGGCCTGACGATTTTGGATTGTTAGCTTGACCGTTACGCAGAGGCCCTTCCAGTCCTTGGCAGTTTCCTTGGCTATGTCTTCTCCAATCTTCTTCAGGGAGAGACCCAATGGACCGATCGTCGCTTCGACCTCACCTCCGGTGACTCGAACGTACACGTCCACCACCTGTGAGGGATCGAGCTTTGGAGGCATCTTTTGGGTCTCTGGTGGTGGAGCTTAGGGTTTGAGGAGCTTGTATGAAATAGCTATGGGGGCGTTGTGAAAGTGAGTCGGAGAAACTGTGaggtatttcatttttctaacttttctctctttttctctctgactctctcttaatctctcaatctctctctctttttatatgaaatcactgaaatgaaatgaatgagagtctctctctctttgttcttTAAGAGTAACTTTTATCTGTAATTGGCTGAAactttaactttattaatattttgcttggtttttgactttttgaatttggctttatcttatccgttggtgttggtatgatattaattgtcttttagtgtaatgtgtattgtgatttgtgattgtgaaattttctgattggcaGCTGGCTCTTGTGATTGGGGGTATCAAGCATGAGGCTTGTCTGTTGAGTGGGATATTTGAATTGAGGGAAGTAAATACACATGAGATGAGATGTGTGCtagtgcaactaataaacaataatttagttaactaataattaattgggaaaagcaactaataaacaataattaataatttaattaatcaatacattataaaaaacaaacaaattaaattatgttaggctaaacaacaattaataattttataattaatgaaataacaatataacaaattatagtttataaaagacaaacaaattaatgaaacaactaaataataataattaataattaataattttattaatatttcaaatgaacttatagtttattatttAGTCTTTTGCTACCCAGGGAAAAATTCTTGGGAACTTATAGGAACACCTTGGGAAAAATTCCTAGAGTTGCCACTGAATTGTGGCTATAATTTATGTAGCGACGTGGCGCAATGAGGAgcggtcaacaaaaagtcaaacgtttcaactattatttattatatagaCGCGTGCTTAGAAGCTAGTTAGATTGTTATATTGGTTTGTAAAGATCATCTGGGTGATTAGTGTATTCATACTTGCGGTATAGATTGTTATATTAGTTTGTATTAGAatacttgccaaaaaaaaaaaaaaattgtatgtccATATCTAGTACCAGTAAGTGAATCTTTGTTCGAGTAGAGAAGCAATTCAGAGAAACATTAGATGCTCACAGAGCATGGGGCTAAGCTAGTAAGCTCAGACATCAATACATAATGCATCAATTACATCGCTATAGTCACGgacaaaattggcttctacCCTTTTCAggcaaaataaatagcattctacctcctttcccaaactaattagggaaatgtctctcttttgaaaatcgactttttcaaaatcgagttaagtcctaaagtgacgtttttaaggacctatagtagctttttttaactcaagctccatgaaattgagttataggtaaaaaaattgcatgtcactcgacttcatggaaatcgagttacaaaacgccattataggtcattaaaatgtcactatagactccttaaaacgccactatagggcttcagattttatttttttattttatttatttttttttaactcgattttaagaaagtcaattttcaaaagaagGGCATTTCCCTACTTAGTTTGGGAAAAGGGGTAGAATGCTATTTGTTTTGCCCGAAAAGGGTAGAGGCCAATTTTGTCCCTATAGTCACAATCATTGAAGCAATTTTTAGTGGTTCTTCCATATGTGAAATTCTAGCACAAGAAAGAATAATGATACGTAATTCTTCAAGAAATTAACTAACATTTTGACAATATCAATGGAGTAGACGAAGAAAACTTAGCATATTGTTTctaaaacaaaggaaaaggcaatgattaaacaaaaaaagaacaataataatataaaatctgGCTATCTAGAAGTGTAATCAGTTTAGTCAAAATCCTAAGCTAAACGCCCATGCTACAATGCATTTCCATTGCTGTACAATCTACTCTGTATTGCAATTCACAGTAGTAAGGATACACATCACGtgtaaatatttatgtaaaatgtaaatattacttaaattcattgaaaaatacATACCTCCTGTCCTGAGCAATACCCCTACCCACTTCACACTTTGAAAGCCCTTTCCACAATTGTCAAAATCGAAAATGAATTTAATATGGAGGTTGGGTGATAAGTGTTGTGTTTTTGGTTAACCGCTTTGTAGTTTGTAGTGGATTTTTTGAATAACCATAAAGTAGTGGCTAATCTTGGGAGAGTTTGTCTTAgattttaggcaatgttttagagATGTATTTTAATtggattgtcctttagttttgtttctacttaAAGCTAGGATATAGAACCAACGAAATGTCTATCCCAACAAGAGAAGCCCTATAAATAGTAGTGtggacactcgattttgcacccataatttaatcaaggaagttGGCTAGAGTGATCATTCATATACCCGAAAAAATCATAGTTACATCACATGCATTAATCCATTCATtgcatattataaaaatgaccttgagattctaacggttgCGACGGTATCCCCGATTTCTAAATTGGACCATCAAATTGAAAATCACATGACCAAGTTTGTACGGTCtacatgcattttgtttgggtgAAACCAaccacacatgattaatttaaattaattttgattggttagacaattaaaattaattaaataattttgtgattttttagttagtgtcaaaaatagacttgcttgcatgggaataaagtgAATAATCAGATTACAATgaaattgtggataatcaagactttttggagtatttatctacaagataatcaTTACCGTAAAGACCTGAATCACTAGAAAAGgggtttaatttttagaatacaaATTAAAAACGTGTCTAAGTGCAAGTCCCGActcaaaaaacctaaaaaaaggagtccaaagtGGACCGAAACTCAAACGCGAGTCCAACACCCAAGAGGGCCATTCGACACTTTTCAAGTGCCGATTAGCACAAATTCGAGGCCTGGCTCGAGGATTTCTGGATTGAGATAAACcgtacatttttttattttattttttagagataaggatgCATCCGAGTTCGTATTCTGATCATTCACCTAATTTTTCAAAGCATTCCAATCTCCATAAATAGAGGATGCCTCTCAAAATTTAGCACACTTTTTCACGCTTTCTGGCCTCCTTCTTTCTggctcttctcttcttttcaattCCCCTTTATGTTAAAGACGTTCTTGAGGCTCTTGCCttagtaatttcttttttttgtaagcgaaatattttaggcttcaaagagttgaataaatttctttgaatcctTAAATATCCTTTCACTAAGAAGAGtacgctcatgcaagaggtagtctatttcttttctttttctagttttctctattaattttgtttaatgatGCATGTTTGATTACTTCTGATTCTTGATATAATTGCcatgttttgtttaaaatttttcctttaaatatgtttttagatgattttttaatttttttaatttgtgattTCTCTCTCTTGAATCTCAAAATATGCTAATTGTCAAAGATCTCTTTAAACCTAAAACTgatatgtatttttattaaatacagatttgatttttttaacatataaaaattgatctgtattttcattatgtaaggttgaatttaatcaaccatcatgttggctttattccatgccaaatttggttgtatttcagaatttagtaaccctgtatttaggtgggattgttgtaaaggtagtgagtgaaatagagtgttgaaatgctcaagagtgtgtaagaaaacagagactcgcgacttgatctcacgggtgactcgcggcttcaagccgccagaagcagcacacgtgccaagcatgccagaagttgaagcgtcatgctaactagagcactacaggacaaaataggacaactggccattctgTTATCGCGCGGCTGGATCTTGCAACTCagtcaagctgcgagccacccctgttctgaaaaacctgactcttcacattccattctcactctagtataaataccccttatacccacatatgaaagagagcttccagagagaattttgagagagaaaccctagagtaaaacaagatcgATTCGTCTACAAtatttacataagagtctcttcaaattcctcaactctcttcctctccattgtcaaacccttgagaggtttATTTACCAAAacccttttctcaccatatctattactgtgagagggttgtttggtgttctgagaagcaattaggaaggaaccaatctacattggttgatgctatggtcaagtagcgaaatccgggaagttagaaaagaaataggttcggcgcaacctcgttggagcaagaagcttagagggcttaggtacactgggtagatctggcttagagggtctattgctgttcatgtatcccaactacattttctagtggattacttactacttggagggcggcggagaggttttacgccgaaggcttcggtttcctcttcgataacacatcgagtgttgtccctgtgtttgcattttccttccctttttatttttgccttttattatctgctgtgattgtgtttttaattggcttagattgtttaccaattctgtttatagcttttgttcatttttcgcacactagttgtttgtcataaagcttgaattagttattttgtaattgggggtctaaacgttcaagggtgttttatacactatttgaactttcacattaaatatagatttgatttttaacacttaaaactgatttgtattttcatcaaatacagatctaattttttttaacacataaaactgatctgtatttttattaaatacaaatttgatgttttttaacaCGTAAAATTTGATCTGTAGTTttattaaatacagatctgatttttttaacatgtaaaactgatttgtattttcattaaatatagatctgattttttttaacacacaatACTGATCcgtatttttattaaatacagatctgattttttttcaagattcaaaattgatctatattttcattaaatacagatctgatttttttagaaaaagccttctttgacacaaaattgcaaattttggaatttaaaagaagaaattaaaaattaggttgaagtcttttctttttcttaatatgtgatgcatgtaaaataatttatcttATGCGTGTGAatcctttttcaaaaaatttttatgttatgtCCAACAACggatctgatttttttatacaaacccaaaaataatttttcttaactATTCAAAACGGatatgatttttcttgataaaatcaatttttttttttttttaaaaaaatctacacAAAAAAGATCCAATCTTTCATtacaaatcttaattttttttattcacaaaacagatctgaatttttctttaaaaaaagggATACATTCATAAGATAAATTTACTTGAGTTAGTTTTGGTCAAATGTTTGtcaacatatcattcacatcatgcaaaaaagagtatattggtcattagagtctagaagaaCAGACTCTGTCTGggtggaatgggtgcctaacaccttcccattccgtaacctagcaTTCAGACTTAggtttttggataggtagattagtgtcttatttttatttttattttttaaaaattttggtcgattgtaactaggaccaaaaGTGTTGTATTCTTTTacatagattgtaactaggacccaaagtgTTGTAAGGTTTAGTTTACCAAAATTGTATTATgctttattcaatcaataacaTACAAagcattttttaatatatattttgcatttagtttttttcttattttatttttgcataaaaaaataagtggtgactccacaccacttacccaaaaagagaggtgcccttaaAAGCACCCGAATCTCTTTTTTTGAGAGCACCCTCCTCGTTAAGGAAGTTCGCGGTCTCTCACTAGTATAGataataatgataaatcttaaaagctcttcttttcttttatttatttatttattttctctatctttttgttgttgagaaaaTAGTTAAAATCCCATATTTTCAAAAAGCAAGTTTTGAAACTTTTGCTTATTTCCACTCTCAGTTTAggtacaattttaaaatataattatactttCGTACGGCTtgctttttaataaaaaataaagtcatcTAAACACACTATGAATTGtcatacataatttaaattttctatatttCGAATATATGGTTGTGAGTCTTGTGGCCATTTTAAATATAGTTATCTAAGGGTATATTAAGTAACAatactagaattttttttcaagaaaggccaagataaatatattaaaaattttaaatctaaagaataatatatatatatatatagtgggtTCAAATCTGATTCGGTTGATTTTTCTctaataaatttgttaattaaaGGAGGCTTAGTTGAAACTAAGTACATCATGAGTCATCGAGAGGGTGTCCTCAAGAAAAAAGGTACATGTCAGGGTCAAAGAGAGTGTGTACGTGAGAGGGTCAAAGAGTGTGTACTTGAGAGTGTTAAAGGGAGTCCTCAGCCTAATCCTTCTCGGCCA
This DNA window, taken from Quercus robur chromosome 2, dhQueRobu3.1, whole genome shotgun sequence, encodes the following:
- the LOC126706541 gene encoding 60S ribosomal protein L12-2-like translates to MPPKLDPSQVVDVYVRVTGGEVEATIGPLGLSLKKIGEDIAKETAKDWKGLCVTVKLTIQNRQAKVSVVPSAAALVIKALKEPERNWKKTKNIKHNGNILLDDVTKIAKVMKPRSMAKDLSGTVKEILGA
- the LOC126699401 gene encoding uncharacterized protein LOC126699401 gives rise to the protein MSGVSGHGQYDDRDRELEWLRRLVMDLELEAKGQRQERDRNHRQRRNDSTRNRGEEGSSQSGTQRFQNRSPSQESRRRKNHSHSRETCHRRNRSRSHGYNDRGSDSPEERRPHNAAMDAMSRALRRAAQSPFSNEIERAPMPSRFTRPPNNSYDGKTDPVEHVFPFSLGSMALRWFNGLRKGSIRSFAELIQEFGSRFVTCSQVPQPVDALLSIKMRVGETLRSYASRYWELYNEIGGGNEKIAASTFRMGLPEDSELRESLMKRPPEDMRQLMRRIEEYKRLEDDQLQNKGKAPLLERSQQGIIPARPKKDFRMQEPEAQIEGVNVAFKEPVHKIPDQIKNESFFRDKGHTTEQCRVLKDHLGQLVKAGYLKEFVVDSADREAGQGVQQKRNPLPPPLGLIEVIHAASRGTAAAKEVLTVACTEGESPEKRMKVGRLTISFGKEDLEGTIQPHDDALVVTARISGFLVKRVMIDQGSGADVMYPDLFEGLGLKSQDLAKYDTPLVSFDRRVVIPEGKISLLVDKEGKEVIMTFIVVQSFSPYTTVLGKPWIHAMKAVPFTLHVKVKFPTEYGVAVVRGNQRVARQYVVAVVRWKSEQIGQAEETEKETL